Below is a window of Plasmodium gaboni strain SY75 chromosome 6, whole genome shotgun sequence DNA.
agataataaaatattaacaaaCGATATTGACCATATAagttttaataaaaaaatttgtaaaataaaaaatatttattcagaaaataaaaataagccattttttaaaaataatacaaatcatatttttaatactAATATAAActtatatgaaaaaaaaaattatgtagATGATGAATTTTGTCATAAGGATCCTATCAAATTCTCATCcttaattaaaaataaacaaaacAATAATAACTCTTTTAGAAATTTATTAGATGACACTCACTATGTTAGAATTAACAACCAAACTActtttaataatacaaaCAAATATCACCActtgaaaaataaaatcaacaaataaaataataaattaaataaataaataaatatatatatatatatatatatatatatatatatatatatatatatatatatatatatatatatatatatatcctaTAATATAACtcaatataaatttatttccCTAAATTCCGGACATccaaataaatatatatatatatatatatatatatatatatatatataaataaatatatatatatatatatatatatatattattataaattgaaatatgattaaattcatattattctattttttcaaatatacACCAATTTATTTATGAACCTAAAATAGGTcatacaaaataaaaaatagacattttttatttatcttACATTTTTCACATttcacattttttttttataaaaatatttaattcataatattcatttatattgacataaatgtataactattatataaaaaaaaaaaagtgcAAAATAGCACgaacattttttttttctttttttttttaaattgaaaatataaaaatgaaataatatataaatataaatacacataaatataaatacatataaatataaatacacataaatataaatacatataaatatcaatatcaatatatatatgtatgtatcTATATGTGTACTCctattaattttatattatttttatcataaaaCCTAAGTACCATTTTTCTTCAATTTAATTATAGAGCTCCTTAAGCCGCTAACGAATTCATTTATGCCTATGCCATATTTTGCACtcagaaaaaaaatagcaacatcattatcatacatttttatttcgTTATAAGCTTTTTCTGTgtctttaattttttctttaaaattaaCATCACATTTGTTTATAACCACAATGTATGGTTTCCTATATATTTGTTCGTCCCTTCTCTTTAATTGATTtcttcaaaaaaaaaaaagaaaaaaaaaaaaaaaaaatgaaaataaatgatgcattatatgtataaatatatacatatatacatatatatatatatatatgtacatttGTCACATATATCcttattaatatgtatttaatgtaatatatattttattttatacCTGATAGTTTTAAATTGCCCTATCAAATCGTAATTCATATCCAGAACAATAACCAAAAGGTGTGTTAACCCCAAAAAgttgaatatattttcatttatatgaaatGAAGGAATATTTCTATTCTCTTCGTTTAGACTTACATTTTTGTCTTCTTTTATTTGTTTCTCgttattaaaaaaatcaGCCACAGATATTTGATACATATCAgtgaaatatattttttttaatatatataaattattagCAGTCTCTATTTTCTGAGTTATTAATGAGAGAATGCTAGATTTACCTGACTGTTCATATCcaataatacaaatatcacttatacatttataaactatttttatatatgtaacTTGACctttttttccattttcatatgaaaacgtattattcatattatttcCTTTTCCGCCTTCTCCTCCTTTAGCTAGTAATATACAACTGTTATTCTCACTCAATATACCTATAAATCTTTGTTTCCTTACCTTTTTATCTATATTcataatttcttttaatatatgattatttcGTTTGATATAAACAGGatcatttctttttaatacattatacacattattttcataatttgaaaaataattatattctttCTTTAGGTGCcaatcatttttatttaat
It encodes the following:
- a CDS encoding putative GTP-binding protein; this encodes MINSLKYMNEILLKKQLKSRNIFKKSIFNYSSCSITIVDKLENTKIKKVYGKVSKKEKAQEKEEKNFCEETDNPLIKRNFDLYKENKEKSIFYESERIIKCISGSGGNGHMSFKKYKRKVFGSLGIPNGGKGGNGGSIYLCYTHGKENIKKKPKRNKIQTVYSNKDKYIYINNLSELSTSLYATDGENGKANQLRGRNGKSIFIYLNKICHVYEIFSDDKNVNACDDNINECDDNINEGDDNINEGDDNINEGDDNINECDDNINERNDNINMYDDNINNCNTFNDVLNKNDWHLKKEYNYFSNYENNVYNVLKRNDPVYIKRNNHILKEIMNIDKKVRKQRFIGILSENNSCILLAKGGEGGKGNNMNNTFSYENGKKGQVTYIKIVYKCISDICIIGYEQSGKSSILSLITQKIETANNLYILKKIYFTDMYQISVADFFNNEKQIKEDKNVSLNEENRNIPSFHINENIFNFLGLTHLLVIVLDMNYDLIGQFKTIRNQLKRRDEQIYRKPYIVVINKCDVNFKEKIKDTEKAYNEIKMYDNDVAIFFLSAKYGIGINEFVSGLRSSIIKLKKNGT